One Kribbella sp. NBC_00662 genomic region harbors:
- a CDS encoding phosphatidate cytidylyltransferase, protein MGVESTPAPSPSPSRAGRNLPAAIAVGVGLGALILGSLYWQKVLFTVLVLVVVLVAVDEMIKALRTGGAAIPRIPMFAGTTAMLASAYFGGPMALLVALALTVLATIFWRMPGGSIGFVRDVSAGVFLVGYVPLLAGFAILLVQPDADGPGRVVTFFLVVVASDVGGYVAGVLFGKHPMAPTISPKKSWEGFAGSALACVGAGIAGVVWLLDGHWWVGAIVGAVAVLTATVGDLGESMIKRDLGIKDMSNLLPGHGGVMDRLDSLLATAPIVWLVLHLLVKG, encoded by the coding sequence ATGGGCGTCGAGAGCACGCCCGCGCCGAGTCCCAGCCCGAGCCGTGCCGGGCGTAATCTGCCCGCGGCCATCGCGGTGGGAGTCGGGCTCGGCGCACTGATCCTCGGATCGCTGTACTGGCAGAAGGTCCTGTTCACCGTCCTGGTGCTCGTCGTCGTCCTGGTGGCTGTCGACGAGATGATCAAGGCCCTGCGCACCGGCGGCGCGGCCATCCCGCGGATCCCGATGTTCGCCGGTACGACGGCGATGCTGGCATCAGCCTATTTCGGCGGACCGATGGCGCTCCTGGTCGCGCTCGCGCTGACAGTGCTGGCGACCATTTTCTGGCGGATGCCGGGTGGTTCGATCGGATTCGTTCGCGACGTCAGCGCCGGCGTCTTCCTGGTCGGCTATGTGCCGTTGCTGGCCGGGTTCGCGATCCTGCTGGTCCAGCCGGACGCGGACGGCCCGGGGCGGGTGGTGACCTTCTTCCTGGTGGTGGTCGCCAGCGACGTCGGCGGCTATGTGGCCGGCGTGCTGTTCGGCAAGCACCCGATGGCGCCGACGATCAGCCCGAAGAAGTCCTGGGAGGGCTTCGCGGGCTCGGCGCTCGCCTGTGTCGGGGCGGGCATTGCCGGGGTTGTCTGGCTGCTCGACGGGCATTGGTGGGTCGGTGCGATCGTCGGCGCCGTCGCCGTGCTGACCGCGACGGTCGGCGATCTCGGCGAGTCGATGATCAAGCGTGACCTGGGCATCAAGGACATGTCGAACCTGCTGCCCGGCCACGGCGGTGTGATGGACCGGTTGGACTCGCTGCTCGCGACCGCGCCCATCGTCTGGCTGGTGCTGCATCTCCTGGTGAAGGGCTGA
- the pyrH gene encoding UMP kinase, translating to MTETLGTETNPASSPFAPAYHRVLLKLSGEVFGGGKLGVDPDVVNSIAKQIADVARAGVQVAVVVGGGNFFRGAELQQRGMERNRADYMGMLGTVMNCLALQDFLEKLGIETRVQTAITMGQVAEPYIPRKAERHLEKGRVVIFGAGSGMPYFSTDTVAAQRALEVGAEALLMGKQGVDGVYDSDPKKNPDAVKFDQLSYDDFLARGLRVADATAISLARDNALPIVIFGLEEGNIARVIHGEKIGTVVSRGQ from the coding sequence GTGACGGAAACCCTGGGTACCGAGACGAATCCGGCCTCTTCGCCGTTCGCCCCGGCCTACCACCGGGTGTTGCTCAAGCTGTCGGGTGAGGTGTTCGGCGGCGGCAAGCTGGGCGTCGACCCCGACGTCGTGAACTCGATCGCCAAGCAGATCGCCGACGTGGCCCGGGCCGGTGTCCAGGTCGCCGTGGTGGTCGGCGGTGGCAACTTCTTCCGCGGCGCCGAGCTGCAGCAGCGCGGCATGGAGCGGAACCGCGCCGACTACATGGGCATGCTCGGCACGGTGATGAACTGCCTGGCCCTGCAGGACTTCCTGGAGAAGCTCGGTATCGAGACCCGGGTGCAGACCGCGATCACGATGGGCCAGGTCGCCGAGCCGTACATCCCGCGCAAGGCTGAGCGGCACCTGGAGAAGGGCCGCGTGGTCATCTTCGGCGCCGGCTCCGGGATGCCGTACTTCTCCACCGACACCGTCGCCGCCCAGCGCGCGCTCGAGGTCGGCGCCGAGGCGTTGCTGATGGGCAAGCAGGGCGTGGACGGGGTCTACGACTCCGACCCGAAGAAGAACCCGGACGCGGTCAAGTTCGACCAGCTGTCGTACGACGACTTCCTGGCCCGCGGCCTCCGGGTGGCCGATGCCACCGCGATCAGCCTGGCCCGCGACAACGCGCTGCCGATCGTGATCTTCGGCCTCGAGGAGGGCAACATCGCCCGGGTGATCCACGGCGAGAAGATCGGCACGGTCGTCTCCCGGGGGCAATAA
- the frr gene encoding ribosome recycling factor — translation MDEALREAEQKMAKAVEVAKDDFAAIRTGRAHPQMFAGILADYYGSPTPLQQLAGFQVPEPRTVLISPYDKGAMAAIEKAIRDSDLGVNPGNDGAVIRVVMPQLTEERRKEYIKVAKTKGEEAKVSVRNIRRHAMDQVHKSVKDGDAGEDEGKSAEKRLDGLTKKYVDSIDDLLKHKEAELLEV, via the coding sequence ATCGACGAAGCTCTCCGCGAAGCCGAGCAGAAGATGGCGAAGGCCGTGGAGGTCGCGAAGGACGACTTCGCCGCGATCCGCACCGGCCGGGCGCACCCGCAGATGTTCGCGGGCATCCTGGCCGACTACTACGGCAGCCCGACGCCGCTGCAGCAGCTGGCCGGTTTCCAGGTCCCGGAGCCCCGGACCGTGCTGATCTCGCCGTACGACAAGGGTGCGATGGCGGCGATCGAGAAGGCGATCCGCGACTCGGACCTGGGTGTGAACCCGGGCAACGACGGCGCGGTGATCCGGGTGGTGATGCCGCAGCTGACCGAGGAGCGGCGCAAGGAGTACATCAAGGTCGCCAAGACCAAGGGCGAGGAAGCCAAGGTCTCGGTCCGCAACATCCGCCGGCACGCCATGGACCAGGTGCACAAGTCGGTCAAGGACGGCGATGCGGGCGAGGACGAGGGCAAGAGTGCTGAGAAGCGGCTCGACGGGTTGACGAAGAAGTACGTCGACTCGATCGACGATCTGCTCAAGCACAAGGAAGCCGAACTGCTCGAGGTGTGA